Proteins from a genomic interval of bacterium:
- a CDS encoding T9SS type A sorting domain-containing protein — MYKYLRALSLFLIISSPLIAIQRHVYESNGAQGIQDSINVSSTYDTVMVHKGIYYVRDIDSLGITMKDSIILFSPNPDSVTLNGLNSTGTDTAYHVIYCDFGNSDSSGALIKGFKITGGNASGDGHPNGFGGGICCLNSSPVIESCIITDNYAKSGGGIYSYCGSPIIVKNSIANNSCSQCGGGMRLLYGTPIVVENSIINNYSNWLGGGIFSDYSASTILRNTINHNSAHWDGGGVWLNAGNIILRDNIIINDSARDYGGGIYLERANVTIEENTIVNNHAKFGGGIYSCGFPKIKYNIIIDTTFCAIYIKTDSAFIDSNNIYATGYAVSNSDSFDIDARYNYWGTVDTNTINAKIYDFYDNSTMGIVCYQPFLTDSLKFGIEEKKIENIKTNLSIYPNPSFGNSIIKYGLPEKATVSLTLYDISGRLVQTMYSGTQKAGDHTININSYKIAKGIYFAKLNAGDFKATKKLILMR; from the coding sequence ATGTATAAATATCTTAGAGCATTAAGTCTTTTTCTTATTATAAGTTCACCTCTTATAGCAATCCAAAGACATGTATACGAATCGAACGGAGCTCAAGGGATACAGGATTCAATAAATGTGTCTTCGACCTATGATACAGTGATGGTGCATAAGGGGATTTATTATGTGCGGGATATAGATTCTTTGGGTATAACTATGAAAGATAGTATCATCTTATTCAGTCCAAATCCAGACAGTGTTACTTTAAACGGTCTAAACTCTACTGGAACAGATACTGCATATCATGTAATTTACTGTGATTTTGGCAACTCAGATTCTTCAGGTGCTTTAATAAAAGGATTTAAAATAACTGGTGGAAACGCGTCGGGTGATGGTCACCCTAATGGTTTTGGAGGAGGAATTTGTTGTCTAAACTCTTCACCTGTAATAGAATCTTGTATTATAACTGATAATTATGCTAAAAGTGGTGGTGGAATATATTCGTACTGTGGTTCTCCTATTATTGTAAAAAACAGTATAGCTAATAATTCTTGTTCTCAGTGTGGAGGAGGAATGCGCTTATTATATGGAACCCCTATTGTTGTAGAAAATAGTATAATTAACAATTATTCAAATTGGCTTGGGGGAGGGATATTTTCTGATTACAGTGCCTCTACTATTCTTAGAAATACTATTAATCATAACTCTGCTCACTGGGATGGAGGAGGTGTGTGGCTTAATGCTGGAAATATTATTCTTAGAGATAATATTATAATTAATGACTCGGCTCGAGATTATGGGGGAGGAATATATTTAGAAAGAGCAAATGTTACGATTGAAGAAAATACTATAGTGAATAATCATGCTAAATTCGGAGGAGGAATATATTCTTGTGGTTTTCCTAAAATCAAATATAATATTATAATTGATACCACTTTTTGTGCTATATACATCAAAACAGACAGTGCTTTTATTGATAGTAACAACATCTACGCAACCGGATATGCGGTGTCTAACAGCGATTCCTTTGATATAGATGCTCGTTATAATTATTGGGGAACAGTAGACACTAATACTATCAATGCGAAAATCTATGATTTCTATGACAACTCTACAATGGGAATAGTTTGTTATCAGCCATTTCTTACTGATTCACTAAAATTTGGCATAGAAGAGAAAAAAATAGAAAACATAAAGACAAACTTATCGATTTATCCCAATCCATCTTTTGGCAATAGCATTATTAAATATGGATTGCCCGAGAAAGCAACTGTAAGTTTAACCCTATATGACATATCCGGTAGATTAGTCCAAACTATGTATTCAGGGACTCAAAAAGCAGGGGATCATACAATCAATATAAATAGCTATAAAATTGCTAAGGGGATTTATTTCGCAAAACTTAATGCCGGAGATTTCAAAGCAACAAAGAAACTCATACTAATGAGATAG
- a CDS encoding YncE family protein, with the protein MKKLLIGIFMIGLFSNLSFAQVVPVGIIPLGPAGGNGTYPIGACVNPNTNRIYVANAGSNNVSVINGSTDSIINTINVAEGPYEITVNPSTNMIYIAHSNNDIVSVINGATNSVVGTIGVGGCPWDIKVNSKTNKIYVTNQDSNTVSVIDGVTNSVIATVAVGANPKGIDVDSNTNKIYLTSTGSVYVIDGANDSVIKEININGGLSGVAINTVTNKAYVTDDIFGYVFVINSSTDSVVDSIKVGMWPYALAINQKSNKIYISDRYNDSIFVINGSNDSVVVAIIDANFTSSFWGIDVNPETNKIYRTNCQSNTISVISGSTDSVIATILAGRMP; encoded by the coding sequence ATGAAAAAGCTATTAATCGGAATATTTATGATAGGCTTATTTTCAAACCTCAGTTTTGCACAAGTTGTGCCGGTAGGGATTATACCACTCGGTCCGGCAGGAGGAAATGGAACGTATCCTATAGGGGCATGTGTAAATCCTAATACAAATAGAATATATGTTGCAAATGCAGGCAGTAATAATGTATCTGTAATAAATGGTTCAACGGATTCAATAATAAACACTATAAATGTTGCGGAAGGTCCTTATGAAATAACTGTTAATCCCTCAACCAATATGATATATATTGCGCATAGTAACAACGATATTGTTTCCGTAATAAATGGGGCAACCAATTCAGTAGTAGGAACTATAGGGGTTGGAGGATGTCCGTGGGACATTAAAGTCAATTCCAAAACTAATAAAATATATGTTACAAATCAGGACAGCAATACTGTTTCTGTAATCGATGGCGTTACCAACTCGGTAATAGCGACTGTAGCAGTTGGCGCTAACCCCAAAGGTATTGATGTAGATTCAAATACTAATAAAATATATCTTACAAGTACAGGTAGTGTCTATGTAATAGATGGGGCAAATGATTCAGTTATAAAGGAAATAAACATTAATGGTGGACTTTCAGGTGTTGCTATCAATACAGTAACCAATAAAGCATATGTTACCGATGATATTTTTGGTTATGTTTTTGTAATAAACAGCTCAACAGATTCAGTAGTAGATAGTATAAAGGTTGGTATGTGGCCATATGCATTGGCAATAAACCAGAAGTCTAATAAAATATATATTTCAGATAGATATAATGATAGCATTTTTGTTATAAATGGTTCTAATGATTCTGTTGTAGTAGCTATAATAGATGCTAACTTTACCTCTTCTTTCTGGGGAATTGATGTCAATCCGGAAACAAATAAAATATATCGTACAAATTGCCAGAGTAACACTATTTCTGTAATAAGCGGGTCAACAGATTCGGTAATAGCTACTATCCTTGCTGGTAGAATGCCT